One stretch of Heterodontus francisci isolate sHetFra1 chromosome 22, sHetFra1.hap1, whole genome shotgun sequence DNA includes these proteins:
- the LOC137381311 gene encoding zinc finger protein 436-like, with amino-acid sequence SNLERHKDTRTTEKPWKCGDCGKGFNYPSLLEIHQRTHTGERLFSCSECGKGFTLSSYLLRHQLVHSDERCFVCSECEKSFKSKSELLTHQRTHTGERPFTCSVCGKGFTTSSHLLRHKRFHTGERPYVCSECGKGFTQSSHLLRHQLLHSDKRCFVCCECDESFKRKDELLTHQRIHTGERPYTCSDCGKGFILSSDLLRHQLVHTDERCFVCSDCKKSFKSKNDLMKHQRIHTGERPFTCSDCGKGFTRSFNLLTHKRVHTGERPFTCCVCGKGFTQSSHLLTHQRVHK; translated from the coding sequence tccaacctggagagacacaaggacacccgcaccacggagaaaccgtggaaatgtggggactgtgggaagggattcaattacccatccctaCTGGAAATTCAtcagcgcactcacactggggagaggctattctcctgctccgagtgtgggaagggattcactttgtCATCCTATCTCCTGAGACACCAACTTGTTCATTCTGATGAGAGATGTTTTGTATGCTCtgaatgtgagaagagctttaaaagcaaaagtgaactgctgacacaccaacgcactcacactggggagaggccgttcacctgctctgtgtgtgggaagggattcactacctcatcccacctgctgagacacaAGCGATttcacactggggaaaggccatacgtctgctccgagtgtgggaaaggatttactcagtcatcccacctcctGAGACACCAACTTCTTCACTCGGATAAGAGATGTTTTGTATGTTGTGAATGTGACGAGAGCTTTAAACGCAAAGATgagctgctgacacaccagcgtattcacactggggagaggccgtataCATGCtccgactgtgggaagggattcattctgtCATCCGATCTCTtgagacaccaacttgttcacactgatgagagatgCTTTGTATGTTCTGACTgtaagaagagctttaaaagcaaaaaTGATCTGATGAAACAccaacgaattcacactggggagaggccgttcacctgctctgactgtgggaaaggattcactcggtCATTCAACCTGTTGACACataagcgagttcacactggggagaggccgttcacctgctgtgtgtgtggcaagggattcactcagtcatcccacctgttgacacaccagcgagttcacaagtga